In Ferribacterium limneticum, a genomic segment contains:
- a CDS encoding PD-(D/E)XK nuclease family protein: MSDSLYLCATTRLAQTLRGELPAEQAVWRTRQALTLGQWFATLADEGLLSGIADLPVGLDAFSERLLWEKVIAASLTEAAPLFDIQGMAASAAEAQALARVWKIRADGSELSDEAKLFIGWQAEFDKRCRSNGWIDPAGLQRQVIELIAGGHFALPESIVFVGFDRYTPLERDLMVALTGRGVTFQNQPKFPVDRSNQKIVACADGDAECAAVVAWVQAQRAENPAVRLGIVAPDLAGVRDRLEFLLDDALHPALIRPDAAEVPRAFNFSLGRALADLPLIRVALDLLALGSGRAKVEQSRLSALLLAGGWSAADGEADGRARLDAALRRDLPYFTTLPALVRLARRLAESEAPLCPQTVAALDAFAETATAASRKLPPGQWAAVFRNCLKAAGWPGDRPLSSHEFQARRAFGEVLDGFGRLDGLLGSLAFAEAVRRLSQLCRQRLFQPETRGRPAIQVLGVLESAGLDFDALWVMGMNDDLWPPPPRPNPLLPAELLRAAGAAHASAEVELDFAQRVHARLSLSAPEVTFSFAQADGNRVLRPSPLIAGIPLAADASAEVMTLARQMAGESASALELIDDAMAPPVGEGEKVSGGSWVLRAQAICPAWAYFQYRLGGEAMDEPVEGLDPAARGTLLHEALEAFWTAVKSSDALAALSESSRQQTIAEAVTKALDTFELDRRITLPARFRELEAARLAKLVDVWLQVEAKRGLSFDVIACEAPAEVEIEGIKVKMIVDRIDQLADGRQVIIDYKTGAAVDTKNWAEQRITEPQLPIYAALVNEDVAAVVFAKVLLDKPAFAGVADEKDILPGVQGIGDDKQKIFDPAEFPDWIAVITHWRERLHAVAKEVKQGRAGVVFADEKSLQYCEVLPLLRLPERRRLLAAAQAG, from the coding sequence TTGAGCGATAGCCTTTACCTCTGCGCGACGACCCGCCTCGCCCAAACCCTGCGCGGCGAGTTGCCGGCCGAGCAGGCCGTCTGGCGCACCCGGCAGGCGCTGACGCTCGGCCAGTGGTTTGCCACACTGGCCGACGAGGGGCTGCTCAGCGGCATCGCCGACCTGCCCGTCGGGCTCGACGCTTTCTCCGAACGTCTGCTCTGGGAAAAAGTCATTGCTGCCTCACTGACCGAAGCGGCGCCGCTCTTCGATATTCAGGGCATGGCCGCCTCGGCCGCCGAAGCGCAGGCGCTGGCTCGGGTCTGGAAAATCAGGGCGGACGGCAGCGAATTGTCTGACGAGGCGAAACTGTTCATCGGCTGGCAGGCGGAATTCGACAAACGCTGCCGGAGCAATGGCTGGATCGACCCGGCCGGTCTGCAAAGGCAGGTCATCGAACTGATCGCCGGCGGCCATTTCGCCCTGCCGGAAAGCATTGTCTTCGTTGGCTTCGACCGCTACACGCCACTCGAACGCGACCTCATGGTGGCGCTGACGGGGCGCGGAGTCACATTTCAAAATCAGCCAAAATTTCCGGTTGACCGTAGCAATCAGAAAATCGTCGCCTGTGCCGACGGCGATGCCGAGTGTGCCGCCGTGGTCGCCTGGGTGCAGGCACAGCGGGCCGAAAACCCGGCTGTCCGCCTCGGTATCGTGGCGCCCGATCTGGCCGGTGTGCGCGACCGGCTCGAATTCCTGCTCGACGATGCCCTGCATCCGGCGCTGATTCGTCCCGATGCGGCCGAAGTGCCGCGCGCTTTCAATTTCTCGCTCGGCCGGGCGCTGGCCGATCTGCCGCTCATTCGCGTTGCGCTGGATCTGCTGGCCCTGGGTAGCGGCCGGGCCAAGGTCGAGCAAAGTCGTTTGTCGGCCTTGTTGCTGGCCGGCGGCTGGTCGGCCGCCGACGGCGAGGCCGATGGCCGGGCCAGGCTCGATGCCGCCTTGCGCCGCGATCTGCCTTATTTCACGACCCTGCCGGCCTTGGTCCGCCTGGCCCGGCGACTGGCAGAAAGCGAAGCGCCGCTCTGTCCGCAAACGGTGGCTGCCCTCGATGCCTTTGCCGAAACCGCGACTGCAGCCAGCCGCAAGCTGCCCCCCGGGCAATGGGCCGCAGTCTTTCGCAACTGCCTCAAAGCCGCCGGCTGGCCCGGTGACCGGCCGTTGTCCAGCCACGAATTCCAGGCCCGCCGCGCTTTTGGCGAAGTGCTAGATGGTTTCGGTCGGCTCGACGGCCTGCTCGGGTCGCTGGCCTTTGCCGAGGCTGTCCGCCGCCTGTCGCAACTCTGTCGCCAACGCCTGTTCCAGCCCGAAACGCGCGGCCGGCCGGCGATCCAGGTGCTCGGCGTGCTCGAAAGCGCCGGCCTCGATTTCGATGCCCTGTGGGTCATGGGCATGAACGACGACCTGTGGCCGCCGCCGCCACGCCCCAATCCGCTCCTGCCGGCTGAATTGCTGCGGGCGGCAGGGGCAGCGCATGCCAGCGCAGAGGTCGAACTCGATTTCGCCCAGCGCGTCCATGCCCGGCTCTCCCTGTCGGCGCCGGAAGTGACTTTCTCGTTCGCGCAGGCCGACGGCAATCGCGTTTTGCGGCCGAGTCCGCTCATCGCCGGGATTCCGCTCGCCGCGGATGCTTCGGCCGAGGTCATGACGCTGGCCCGGCAGATGGCCGGCGAGTCGGCGTCAGCGCTTGAACTGATCGACGACGCCATGGCTCCGCCGGTCGGCGAAGGCGAAAAAGTTTCCGGCGGCAGTTGGGTCCTGCGCGCCCAAGCGATTTGCCCGGCCTGGGCCTACTTCCAGTACCGCCTCGGCGGCGAGGCTATGGACGAGCCGGTCGAAGGCCTCGACCCGGCCGCTCGCGGTACGCTCCTGCACGAAGCGCTGGAAGCTTTCTGGACAGCCGTAAAGTCATCCGACGCGCTGGCCGCCCTGAGTGAATCGAGCCGCCAGCAAACCATTGCCGAAGCCGTCACCAAGGCCCTGGATACCTTCGAGCTCGACCGCCGCATTACCTTGCCAGCCCGTTTCCGCGAACTCGAAGCGGCGCGTCTGGCGAAATTGGTGGATGTATGGCTGCAGGTCGAGGCCAAGCGAGGCCTGAGTTTTGACGTCATCGCCTGCGAAGCGCCGGCCGAAGTCGAGATCGAGGGCATCAAGGTCAAGATGATCGTCGACCGCATCGACCAGCTGGCCGACGGCCGGCAGGTCATCATCGACTACAAGACCGGCGCCGCCGTCGATACCAAAAACTGGGCCGAGCAGCGCATCACCGAGCCGCAATTGCCGATTTACGCCGCGCTGGTCAATGAAGACGTCGCCGCCGTCGTCTTCGCCAAGGTTCTGCTCGACAAGCCGGCCTTCGCCGGTGTCGCCGACGAAAAGGACATCCTGCCCGGCGTTCAGGGCATCGGCGACGACAAGCAGAAAATCTTCGATCCGGCCGAATTTCCGGACTGGATCGCCGTCATCACCCACTGGCGCGAACGGCTGCACGCCGTGGCCAAAGAGGTCAAGCAGGGCCGGGCCGGCGTTGTCTTTGCCGACGAAAAGAGCCTGCAATATTGCGAGGTCTTGCCGCTGCTCAGACTGCCGGAAAGGCGTCGTCTGCTGGCCGCGGCGCAGGCCGGTTAG
- a CDS encoding PAS domain-containing hybrid sensor histidine kinase/response regulator yields MSSDFIRLLQRLKGWRLFAVATVAVVVVVELIVSAMGLLLKGAVPWDYLLTGFVAAVLVAPPALAVVGYLLGKLAEQQRVSLARDMSSLEGRLMTALQAARMGSWELDFVDGSLHYDPSLLTILGIPREPPPTTLQSWLATVHPDDRAGFVAAYEETARVGGAPFSVEYRVALEAGGWGWIHSRGMVVERDADGRPLRGGGISVNISERKRTEAELDQYRHQLEDLVQKRTADLREVHRKLLDTQFAMNSVGIGIRWSDLETKRLIDVNSFAAEMLGYSVEEMLQLRVEDIYPQQAMDEAEQAVLAIRKKGWFKIETQNRAKSGALIPVEVTLHYIPADDGLPPRLIAFVRDISERKKVEAALISAKEAAEAANVAKSAFLANMSHEIRTPLAAITGMAHLIRRAGLPPEQLARLERIDAAGHHLLQIINAVLELSKIEAGKFAMVESPVSPAGIARNVVSMQQAQAMAKNLRLFAEVQELPFPLLGDATRLQQALLNYVANAVKFTDRGEVIVRVLTDEETDDDAVVRFEVEDTGIGVDPDAAGRLFTAFEQADNSMTRKYGGTGLGLAITRKLAELMGGTAGMSSSPGMGSIFWFTVRLKKGGPGVVESLASPVESAETVLNRAFHGRRILLVEDEPVNREVATALLESVGLAVDTAVDGREAVQKVAPGIYDLILMDIQMPGMDGLEATRQIRAMPGLGDLPIVAVTANIFAEDKANCLAAGMNDFLAKPSPPGLLFATVLKALQRRKA; encoded by the coding sequence GTGTCATCTGATTTCATCCGCCTGTTGCAACGCCTGAAAGGGTGGCGACTATTCGCTGTGGCGACCGTTGCTGTCGTCGTGGTGGTGGAGTTGATCGTCTCGGCGATGGGGCTTCTGCTCAAGGGCGCGGTACCTTGGGATTACCTGCTGACGGGGTTTGTGGCGGCGGTCCTGGTGGCGCCGCCGGCGCTGGCCGTGGTCGGCTATCTGCTGGGCAAACTGGCCGAACAGCAGCGGGTTTCGCTGGCGCGAGATATGTCCAGCCTGGAAGGCCGTTTGATGACGGCGCTGCAGGCGGCCCGGATGGGCAGTTGGGAGCTGGATTTTGTCGATGGTTCCCTGCATTACGACCCGAGCTTGCTGACGATTCTCGGCATTCCGCGCGAGCCGCCGCCGACGACCTTGCAGAGCTGGCTGGCAACGGTTCACCCGGACGACCGGGCGGGGTTCGTGGCGGCTTATGAGGAAACGGCCAGGGTCGGCGGGGCGCCATTTTCGGTCGAGTACCGCGTTGCTCTCGAGGCTGGCGGTTGGGGCTGGATTCATTCCCGGGGAATGGTTGTCGAGCGCGACGCTGATGGGCGTCCGCTGCGTGGTGGTGGCATTTCAGTCAATATCAGCGAGCGCAAGCGGACAGAAGCCGAGCTCGATCAATATCGGCATCAGCTCGAAGATCTGGTGCAAAAACGGACGGCTGACCTGCGCGAAGTACACCGCAAATTGCTCGATACCCAGTTTGCCATGAACAGCGTCGGCATCGGCATCCGCTGGAGCGATCTCGAGACCAAGCGCCTGATCGACGTCAATAGTTTCGCTGCCGAGATGCTCGGCTACTCGGTCGAGGAAATGCTCCAACTGCGGGTTGAGGATATTTATCCACAACAGGCCATGGACGAGGCCGAACAGGCGGTATTGGCGATCCGGAAGAAAGGATGGTTCAAGATCGAGACGCAGAACCGGGCGAAGAGCGGTGCGCTGATTCCGGTCGAGGTAACCCTGCATTACATCCCGGCCGACGATGGCCTGCCGCCCCGGCTTATCGCTTTCGTGCGCGATATCAGCGAGCGCAAGAAGGTCGAGGCGGCACTGATTTCAGCCAAGGAAGCGGCCGAGGCAGCCAATGTGGCGAAGAGCGCCTTCCTCGCCAACATGTCGCATGAAATCCGTACGCCGCTCGCCGCCATCACCGGCATGGCCCACCTCATCCGGCGCGCCGGGTTGCCGCCGGAGCAACTGGCCCGGCTGGAAAGAATCGACGCTGCCGGGCATCACCTGCTGCAAATCATCAATGCGGTGCTCGAACTGTCGAAGATCGAAGCCGGCAAGTTCGCCATGGTGGAAAGCCCGGTCAGCCCCGCCGGGATCGCCCGCAATGTCGTTTCGATGCAGCAGGCGCAAGCGATGGCGAAGAATCTGCGACTGTTCGCCGAGGTCCAGGAACTGCCGTTTCCATTGCTCGGTGACGCCACCCGGCTGCAACAGGCGCTGCTCAATTACGTGGCCAATGCCGTCAAATTCACCGACCGGGGCGAGGTCATCGTGCGTGTCCTGACCGACGAAGAAACGGATGATGATGCCGTCGTCCGTTTCGAGGTCGAGGATACCGGCATCGGCGTCGATCCCGACGCGGCTGGTCGCCTGTTTACCGCCTTCGAGCAGGCGGACAACTCGATGACCCGCAAGTATGGCGGTACCGGCCTCGGCCTGGCCATTACCCGCAAGCTGGCCGAGTTGATGGGCGGGACGGCCGGCATGAGTAGTTCGCCGGGCATGGGCAGCATCTTCTGGTTTACCGTGCGCCTCAAAAAGGGCGGGCCGGGCGTCGTCGAGTCGCTGGCTAGTCCGGTGGAATCCGCCGAGACGGTTCTCAACCGGGCGTTCCACGGCCGACGCATCCTGCTGGTTGAGGACGAACCGGTCAACCGCGAGGTGGCGACGGCATTGCTCGAAAGTGTCGGGCTGGCCGTCGATACCGCCGTCGATGGCCGGGAGGCCGTGCAAAAAGTCGCGCCGGGGATTTACGACCTGATCCTCATGGATATCCAGATGCCGGGCATGGATGGCCTCGAGGCAACGCGGCAGATACGCGCCATGCCCGGCCTTGGCGACCTGCCGATCGTGGCGGTGACGGCCAACATCTTTGCCGAGGACAAGGCCAATTGCCTGGCCGCCGGGATGAACGATTTTCTCGCCAAGCCCAGCCCGCCCGGCCTGCTCTTCGCAACCGTCCTCAAGGCGCTGCAGCGGCGAAAAGCGTGA
- a CDS encoding UvrD-helicase domain-containing protein has translation MTAAVDRLEEDKTARLRALDVASFIVEAPAGAGKTELLTQRYLRLLAVVEHPEEVLALTFTNKAATEMRDRILGSLERAASGEMPAEPHKQLTFGLAQKVLTHDAAQGWHLLGHPGRLRITTLDALCASLARQMPYLSRFGAQPGVAEDAEAHYATAARRTLEMVEAGGADADIVAEALAFMDNNAGRLEKLLVSMLGRRDQWLQHASRIESGAMKAEVEAGFAALIERDLAVVGELLDGRLQSLLMPLARFAAANVPGVLDFIFDWNFRLTVGIADLPRWQAVAALLMTGTGTIRKTVDKRIGFPADKEFADQKKAMLELLAELRGVAGLEEALAMLVKLPRPELSDGEWATVECFSRLLRLAAGQLWLAFQEAGEVDFIEIAARAGMALGDDEAPTDLAQALDYRIRHLLVDEFQDTSPTQVELIEKLTRGWMPDDCRTLFVVGDPMQSIYRFRKADVGLFLRVRERGIGDIKLGHLRLFRNNRSYPGIVDWVNTAFPSIFPADDSPEAGAVRYAESAATRPARADSGVEVHPVIERDGSDALGEEACHVLAIIQQARREAPDERIAVLVRARSHLDALVAEIRRSAPELRFQAVDIEGLDGRQHVQDLLTLFCALHHRADRVHWLALLRAPWCGLKLADLHALAADDRKSTIWQLMQDDARLARLSEDGRQRLLHVREVLQLAFAGRARQHPRRWLEGVWLMLGGPRCLEAPEALNDVDAFFKLVDKLVASRNLSAETLAAHAAELYAPSDPLGDAVQMMTVHKSKGLEFDTVILPGLDRGTGGNDSSLLLWDEVAGADGDEHLLVAPMKQKGAGNGEPTAYDYLKKLEAERAAHEDERLLYVAATRAIRKLHLLGVVVADEKKDDGLKAPAAGTLLNLLWPGVAQKVFAEALGAGETVPPASLGIDPATFIPPLVRLRKAVLPASLGALPEGLRPADNPLELDETESGLSLEASVGTLVHRYLELMAKNGLENWSTARVATLQPACQRWLRNLGHGESEADSGAAEVVAALAATLASDAGRWVLAEHPEAAAEQAWSSADGELTVNHVIDRIFVADGCRWIIDYKTVRLPEAELPQRAESYRPQLERYASLFANAGLPLRLAIFFPMQGRLVELATGRSAPP, from the coding sequence GTGACTGCTGCGGTCGACCGCCTCGAAGAAGACAAAACTGCCCGGCTGCGCGCCCTCGACGTCGCCTCGTTCATCGTCGAAGCCCCGGCCGGGGCCGGCAAGACGGAGTTGCTGACCCAGCGCTACCTGCGCCTGCTGGCTGTTGTCGAACATCCCGAAGAAGTGCTGGCGCTGACCTTCACCAACAAGGCGGCGACCGAAATGCGCGACCGCATTTTGGGCAGCCTGGAGCGGGCAGCGAGCGGTGAAATGCCGGCCGAGCCGCACAAGCAACTGACCTTCGGCCTGGCGCAGAAGGTGCTCACCCACGACGCGGCGCAAGGCTGGCACCTGCTCGGCCACCCCGGTCGGCTGCGCATCACGACGCTCGACGCGCTATGCGCCAGCCTGGCGCGGCAGATGCCCTACCTGAGCCGCTTCGGCGCCCAGCCCGGCGTCGCCGAGGATGCCGAGGCCCACTACGCGACGGCGGCGCGGCGGACGCTGGAAATGGTCGAAGCCGGCGGCGCCGATGCCGACATCGTGGCCGAGGCGCTGGCTTTCATGGACAACAACGCCGGGCGTCTGGAAAAGCTCTTGGTTTCGATGCTCGGTCGGCGCGACCAGTGGCTGCAGCACGCCTCGCGCATCGAAAGCGGGGCGATGAAGGCCGAGGTCGAGGCCGGCTTTGCGGCACTCATCGAGCGCGATCTGGCGGTCGTCGGCGAACTGCTCGACGGCCGGCTGCAAAGCCTGCTCATGCCGCTGGCCCGCTTCGCTGCGGCCAATGTGCCGGGCGTTCTCGATTTCATTTTTGACTGGAATTTCCGGTTGACCGTGGGAATCGCCGATTTGCCGCGCTGGCAGGCGGTGGCGGCCCTGCTCATGACCGGCACCGGGACAATTCGCAAGACGGTCGATAAACGCATCGGTTTCCCGGCCGACAAGGAATTCGCCGACCAGAAAAAAGCCATGCTCGAACTGCTCGCCGAGCTGCGCGGCGTTGCCGGGCTTGAAGAAGCGCTGGCCATGCTCGTCAAGCTGCCGCGGCCGGAACTGAGCGACGGCGAATGGGCGACCGTCGAGTGTTTTTCACGTTTGCTCCGGCTGGCGGCCGGGCAGTTGTGGCTGGCTTTTCAGGAAGCCGGCGAGGTCGATTTCATCGAAATCGCTGCCCGCGCCGGGATGGCGCTCGGCGACGACGAGGCGCCGACCGATCTGGCTCAGGCGCTCGATTACCGCATCCGCCACCTGCTGGTCGACGAGTTTCAGGACACCAGCCCGACCCAGGTCGAACTCATCGAAAAGCTGACGCGCGGCTGGATGCCCGATGACTGCCGGACGCTGTTCGTTGTCGGCGACCCGATGCAGTCGATCTACCGCTTCCGCAAGGCCGACGTTGGCCTGTTTCTGCGCGTCCGCGAGCGAGGCATCGGCGACATCAAGCTCGGCCACCTGCGCCTGTTCCGCAACAACCGTTCGTATCCGGGCATCGTCGATTGGGTGAACACGGCCTTCCCGAGCATCTTCCCGGCGGATGACAGCCCCGAAGCCGGCGCCGTGCGCTACGCCGAATCGGCGGCGACCCGGCCGGCGCGTGCCGACAGCGGGGTCGAGGTGCATCCCGTCATCGAACGCGACGGCTCCGATGCCCTTGGCGAAGAAGCCTGCCACGTTCTCGCCATCATCCAGCAGGCCCGCCGCGAGGCGCCGGACGAGCGCATCGCCGTCCTCGTTCGCGCCCGCAGCCACCTCGACGCGCTTGTCGCTGAAATTCGTCGCAGTGCACCGGAGTTACGTTTTCAAGCCGTCGACATCGAAGGGCTGGACGGCCGCCAGCATGTGCAGGATCTGCTCACGCTGTTTTGCGCCCTGCATCATCGGGCCGACCGCGTCCATTGGCTGGCCCTGCTGCGCGCCCCGTGGTGCGGCCTCAAGCTGGCCGACCTCCATGCGCTGGCCGCCGACGACCGGAAGTCGACGATCTGGCAGCTCATGCAGGACGACGCCCGTCTCGCCCGCCTGTCCGAAGACGGCCGGCAACGCCTGTTGCACGTCCGGGAAGTCCTGCAACTGGCCTTCGCCGGCCGCGCCCGTCAGCATCCGCGGCGCTGGCTCGAAGGCGTCTGGCTCATGCTTGGCGGGCCGCGCTGCCTCGAAGCACCCGAGGCGCTCAACGATGTCGACGCCTTCTTCAAGCTCGTCGACAAGCTCGTGGCCAGCCGCAACCTGAGCGCCGAAACGCTGGCCGCCCACGCCGCCGAACTCTACGCCCCCTCCGACCCGCTCGGCGACGCCGTGCAGATGATGACCGTGCATAAATCGAAAGGCCTCGAATTCGACACCGTGATCCTGCCCGGCCTCGACCGTGGCACTGGCGGCAACGACAGCAGCCTGCTGCTCTGGGATGAAGTGGCCGGGGCCGATGGCGACGAACATCTGCTCGTCGCGCCGATGAAGCAGAAGGGCGCCGGCAATGGCGAGCCGACCGCCTACGACTACCTCAAGAAGCTCGAAGCCGAACGCGCCGCGCACGAGGACGAACGCCTGCTCTACGTCGCCGCCACGCGGGCCATTCGCAAGCTGCATCTGCTCGGTGTGGTCGTGGCTGATGAAAAGAAGGACGACGGCCTCAAGGCGCCAGCCGCCGGCACGTTGCTCAATCTGCTCTGGCCGGGTGTCGCGCAGAAAGTCTTTGCCGAAGCGCTCGGTGCTGGCGAAACCGTCCCGCCGGCTAGCCTTGGCATCGATCCGGCCACCTTCATCCCCCCGCTCGTTCGCCTACGTAAAGCCGTCCTGCCGGCCAGCCTCGGCGCCTTGCCCGAAGGCCTGCGCCCGGCCGATAACCCGCTCGAACTCGACGAAACCGAAAGCGGCCTGTCACTGGAAGCTTCGGTCGGCACGCTGGTTCACCGCTACCTCGAACTGATGGCGAAAAACGGGCTGGAAAACTGGTCGACCGCAAGAGTCGCCACGCTCCAGCCAGCCTGCCAGCGCTGGCTGCGCAACCTGGGCCATGGCGAGAGCGAAGCCGACAGCGGCGCCGCCGAGGTGGTGGCGGCGCTGGCTGCCACGCTGGCTTCCGACGCCGGTCGCTGGGTGCTCGCCGAGCATCCCGAGGCAGCCGCCGAGCAGGCGTGGAGCAGCGCGGATGGCGAGCTCACGGTCAACCACGTGATCGACCGCATTTTCGTCGCCGACGGCTGTCGCTGGATCATTGACTACAAGACCGTGCGCCTGCCCGAGGCCGAATTGCCACAACGTGCCGAAAGCTATCGGCCGCAACTCGAGCGCTATGCCAGCCTGTTCGCCAACGCCGGGCTGCCGCTCAGGCTGGCCATTTTCTTCCCGATGCAGGGACGGCTGGTCGAACTCGCTACGGGCCGGTCCGCTCCCCCATGA
- a CDS encoding ABC transporter substrate-binding protein — protein sequence MSRAALAFLLCCALPVAPGSGALAADEPALRVLVLENAPPMSFRDEFGHLTGFSVEIARAVCSEMRVNCAFDVVTQSALLPAMSQGKADIAAVGLIETAERRARMLFAKPYYRSMSLWLALPGVTPGQAGVKVAVVGGSAQDAYGRKQGWDMHAVTTHGELGEPLLSGKAQAVLVPMITAINLQKTEAFRKLGLTTTVIQAPELSGDASFGISPFRPELLKEINAALDRIKRNGTYDRINSRFLPFRVS from the coding sequence ATGTCTCGCGCTGCGCTTGCCTTCCTGTTGTGTTGCGCGCTACCGGTTGCTCCAGGAAGCGGCGCGCTGGCGGCTGACGAACCGGCGCTACGTGTGCTGGTTCTCGAAAATGCCCCGCCGATGTCCTTTCGCGATGAGTTTGGTCATTTGACCGGATTCAGCGTCGAGATCGCCCGGGCGGTGTGCAGCGAAATGCGCGTCAATTGCGCTTTCGATGTCGTCACGCAAAGCGCTTTGCTCCCCGCCATGAGTCAGGGCAAGGCCGACATCGCCGCCGTCGGCCTCATCGAAACAGCGGAGCGGCGCGCCAGGATGTTGTTTGCCAAGCCCTATTACCGCTCGATGTCGCTGTGGCTGGCCCTCCCTGGGGTCACCCCCGGGCAGGCCGGGGTCAAAGTGGCCGTCGTCGGCGGTTCGGCCCAGGATGCCTATGGCCGCAAGCAGGGCTGGGACATGCATGCGGTCACTACCCATGGCGAACTCGGCGAGCCGCTGCTTTCCGGCAAGGCTCAGGCCGTACTCGTGCCGATGATCACGGCCATCAACCTGCAGAAAACCGAGGCATTCAGAAAACTGGGGCTGACGACGACGGTGATTCAGGCGCCAGAACTGAGCGGCGACGCGTCATTTGGCATTTCTCCCTTCCGCCCGGAGTTGCTGAAAGAAATTAATGCCGCGCTTGACCGCATCAAGCGCAATGGGACGTATGATCGGATCAATTCCCGGTTTCTGCCCTTTCGGGTGAGTTGA
- a CDS encoding GGDEF domain-containing protein: MAFKSIQAGRAFALLAALFLVAFGIAVVQLSLDQQRVIDATSRLQDQTVPEIIRFQRLARNLEQLRQEGERIFAVSSHTSRQQSMFVVTLIASHPSILEHPGAALLARETEQFLGDVVRQAASDDHRTATRYDEWQRLAARLGMQVDDVSVQGINLANNDLQVATGAMKLARYKLMIALLLVGVFLLVFMVLVRRHLIYPLQRINHALSTLSADRPAPEFKQSTMLEIQAVEESISEHHALLIQNEETRLALEKLANKDGLTGLTNRRHFMQSAEVELQRAQRYRRPVTVAMADLDFFKKLNDTYGHAAGDAMLRAFADLVQDTLRQSDLVCRYGGEEFAFLFPEIGPAETEKLAERLRTRCDAMEVPLPDGRSVKATVSIGLADASECPIEIALKRADEALYEAKRLGRNRVVLSGPLPEPAVDSEPDTRTASLF; this comes from the coding sequence GTGGCGTTCAAGTCGATCCAGGCCGGTCGTGCCTTCGCCCTGCTGGCGGCACTTTTTCTTGTCGCCTTCGGGATCGCTGTCGTCCAGCTGTCGCTCGATCAGCAACGCGTCATCGACGCTACCAGCCGTCTGCAGGATCAAACGGTGCCGGAAATCATCCGTTTCCAGCGCCTGGCCCGCAATCTCGAGCAACTCCGCCAGGAGGGCGAGCGCATCTTTGCCGTCAGTTCGCATACCTCGCGCCAGCAATCGATGTTCGTCGTGACGCTGATCGCCAGTCATCCGAGCATTCTCGAACATCCCGGTGCCGCCCTGCTGGCGCGGGAAACCGAACAGTTTCTCGGCGACGTCGTGCGGCAGGCGGCGAGCGACGACCACCGAACGGCTACCCGCTACGACGAGTGGCAACGCCTTGCCGCGCGCCTCGGCATGCAGGTCGACGATGTCTCGGTCCAGGGCATCAATCTCGCCAACAACGACCTTCAGGTCGCGACGGGCGCGATGAAGCTGGCGCGCTACAAACTGATGATTGCCTTGCTTCTGGTCGGCGTCTTCCTGCTCGTCTTCATGGTTCTTGTCCGTCGCCACCTGATTTACCCCTTGCAGCGCATTAACCACGCGCTATCGACGCTCAGTGCCGATCGCCCGGCGCCCGAGTTCAAACAGTCGACCATGCTCGAAATTCAGGCCGTCGAGGAATCCATCAGCGAACACCATGCCCTGCTCATCCAGAATGAAGAAACCCGGCTGGCGCTGGAGAAACTGGCCAACAAGGACGGCCTGACCGGGCTGACCAACCGCCGCCATTTCATGCAGTCGGCCGAAGTCGAATTGCAGCGTGCCCAGCGTTATCGCCGGCCGGTGACAGTGGCCATGGCCGACCTCGACTTCTTCAAGAAACTCAACGACACCTACGGTCACGCTGCCGGCGATGCCATGCTGCGCGCCTTTGCCGATCTGGTTCAGGACACTCTGCGCCAGTCCGATCTGGTTTGTCGCTATGGTGGCGAGGAATTTGCCTTCCTTTTCCCGGAAATCGGGCCGGCCGAAACGGAAAAGCTGGCCGAACGTCTGCGCACGCGTTGTGATGCCATGGAAGTGCCGCTGCCCGATGGCCGTTCGGTCAAGGCCACAGTCAGCATCGGGCTGGCCGATGCCAGCGAATGTCCCATCGAAATTGCCCTCAAGCGTGCCGACGAGGCGCTCTACGAAGCCAAGCGCCTCGGCCGCAACCGGGTCGTGTTGTCCGGCCCTTTGCCGGAACCGGCAGTCGACAGTGAACCGGATACGCGTACGGCCAGCCTGTTTTGA
- a CDS encoding SRPBCC family protein has product MSVVARTCRALVFLFVIVGLPAFSLEPPTGGLEDDDVEVDYRDGTYFASLAFQVAASPAVVIDVLTDFDHMVGIVPNLESSQIVSRQGKVFVIKQRGKANFGPFSFPFESLRQIELLPDGRILGRAIGGSTKHMRSELRVQAQGRGARVDYQIEVVPDRWLPSSLGVPFMRHEMAEQFTALIHEMERRQALVKGR; this is encoded by the coding sequence ATGTCTGTCGTCGCCAGAACTTGTCGCGCTCTCGTTTTCCTGTTTGTCATCGTCGGCCTGCCGGCGTTCTCGCTTGAGCCGCCGACTGGCGGGCTGGAAGACGACGACGTCGAGGTCGACTATCGCGACGGTACTTATTTCGCCAGCCTGGCCTTCCAGGTTGCCGCCTCGCCGGCCGTTGTCATCGATGTGCTGACCGATTTCGACCACATGGTCGGCATCGTCCCCAATCTGGAAAGCAGCCAGATCGTCTCGCGCCAGGGCAAGGTTTTCGTCATCAAGCAGCGCGGCAAAGCGAATTTTGGCCCGTTTTCCTTCCCCTTCGAGTCACTGCGCCAGATCGAGCTGCTTCCTGACGGGCGAATACTCGGCCGGGCAATAGGCGGTTCGACCAAACACATGCGTAGCGAACTCCGGGTGCAGGCGCAGGGGCGTGGGGCGCGTGTCGACTACCAGATCGAGGTCGTGCCGGATCGCTGGCTGCCGTCCAGCCTTGGCGTACCGTTCATGCGCCATGAAATGGCCGAGCAGTTCACGGCCCTGATCCACGAAATGGAGCGCCGTCAGGCTCTCGTCAAAGGCCGCTGA